A single window of Gossypium hirsutum isolate 1008001.06 chromosome A10, Gossypium_hirsutum_v2.1, whole genome shotgun sequence DNA harbors:
- the LOC107896705 gene encoding mitochondrial import receptor subunit TOM20 isoform X3 gives MESSSELNRLHFFEQACKISEATYASNPLDADNLTRWVGALLELSQFQSVPDSQKMIQDAISKLEEALSINPKKHDALWCLGNAQTSFAFLTNKEDEARPYFEKAAQYFQQAVDEDPSNEIYLKSLEISTRCLSILKFLFFLCLSFTSKGRRRYGVIECDPLVRKGLEKTV, from the exons ATGGAATCGTCGAGTGAGCTCAATAGACTGCACTTTTTCGAGCAAGCTTGTAAAATTTCTGAAGCTACTTATGCTTCCAATCCTCTCGATGCCGAC AACTTAACAAGATGGGTTGGAGCTTTACTTGAGTTGTCTCAGTTTCAAAGCGTTCCAGATTCACAGAAAATGATTCAAG ATGCTATTTCGAAGCTAGAGGAGGCTTTGTCGATTAACCCTAAGAAGCATGATGCTTTATGGTGTTTGGGAAATGCTCAGACTTCTTTTGCATTTTTGACTAACAAGGAAGATGAGGCCAGGCCTTACTTTGAAAAGGCAGCTCAATATTTCCAACAAGCAGTTGATGAG GATCCCAGCAATGAAATTTACCTGAAATCTTTGGAAATATCTACTAGGTGTCTCTCCATACTTA aattcttattttttttgtgtttatccTTTACCAGCAAAGGCAGAAGAAGATATGGTGTTATTGAATGTGATCCACTAGTTCGCAAAGGACTTGAGAAAACT GTTTAG
- the LOC107896705 gene encoding mitochondrial import receptor subunit TOM20 isoform X2, with amino-acid sequence MESSSELNRLHFFEQACKISEATYASNPLDADNLTRWVGALLELSQFQSVPDSQKMIQDAISKLEEALSINPKKHDALWCLGNAQTSFAFLTNKEDEARPYFEKAAQYFQQAVDEDPSNEIYLKSLEISTRCLSILKFLFFLCLSFTSKGRRRYGVIECDPLVRKGLEKTVSIWEQNE; translated from the exons ATGGAATCGTCGAGTGAGCTCAATAGACTGCACTTTTTCGAGCAAGCTTGTAAAATTTCTGAAGCTACTTATGCTTCCAATCCTCTCGATGCCGAC AACTTAACAAGATGGGTTGGAGCTTTACTTGAGTTGTCTCAGTTTCAAAGCGTTCCAGATTCACAGAAAATGATTCAAG ATGCTATTTCGAAGCTAGAGGAGGCTTTGTCGATTAACCCTAAGAAGCATGATGCTTTATGGTGTTTGGGAAATGCTCAGACTTCTTTTGCATTTTTGACTAACAAGGAAGATGAGGCCAGGCCTTACTTTGAAAAGGCAGCTCAATATTTCCAACAAGCAGTTGATGAG GATCCCAGCAATGAAATTTACCTGAAATCTTTGGAAATATCTACTAGGTGTCTCTCCATACTTA aattcttattttttttgtgtttatccTTTACCAGCAAAGGCAGAAGAAGATATGGTGTTATTGAATGTGATCCACTAGTTCGCAAAGGACTTGAGAAAACT gtgagcatttgggagcaaaacgAGTGA
- the LOC107896705 gene encoding mitochondrial import receptor subunit TOM20 isoform X5 yields MESSSELNRLHFFEQACKISEATYASNPLDADNLTRWVGALLELSQFQSVPDSQKMIQDAISKLEEALSINPKKHDALWCLGNAQTSFAFLTNKEDEARPYFEKAAQYFQQAVDEDPSNEIYLKSLEISTSKGRRRYGVIECDPLVRKGLEKTVSIWEQNE; encoded by the exons ATGGAATCGTCGAGTGAGCTCAATAGACTGCACTTTTTCGAGCAAGCTTGTAAAATTTCTGAAGCTACTTATGCTTCCAATCCTCTCGATGCCGAC AACTTAACAAGATGGGTTGGAGCTTTACTTGAGTTGTCTCAGTTTCAAAGCGTTCCAGATTCACAGAAAATGATTCAAG ATGCTATTTCGAAGCTAGAGGAGGCTTTGTCGATTAACCCTAAGAAGCATGATGCTTTATGGTGTTTGGGAAATGCTCAGACTTCTTTTGCATTTTTGACTAACAAGGAAGATGAGGCCAGGCCTTACTTTGAAAAGGCAGCTCAATATTTCCAACAAGCAGTTGATGAG GATCCCAGCAATGAAATTTACCTGAAATCTTTGGAAATATCTACTAG CAAAGGCAGAAGAAGATATGGTGTTATTGAATGTGATCCACTAGTTCGCAAAGGACTTGAGAAAACT gtgagcatttgggagcaaaacgAGTGA
- the LOC107896705 gene encoding mitochondrial import receptor subunit TOM20 isoform X7: protein MESSSELNRLHFFEQACKISEATYASNPLDADNLTRWVGALLELSQFQSVPDSQKMIQDAISKLEEALSINPKKHDALWCLGNAQTSFAFLTNKEDEARPYFEKAAQYFQQAVDEDPSNEIYLKSLEISTRCLSILTKAEEDMVLLNVIH, encoded by the exons ATGGAATCGTCGAGTGAGCTCAATAGACTGCACTTTTTCGAGCAAGCTTGTAAAATTTCTGAAGCTACTTATGCTTCCAATCCTCTCGATGCCGAC AACTTAACAAGATGGGTTGGAGCTTTACTTGAGTTGTCTCAGTTTCAAAGCGTTCCAGATTCACAGAAAATGATTCAAG ATGCTATTTCGAAGCTAGAGGAGGCTTTGTCGATTAACCCTAAGAAGCATGATGCTTTATGGTGTTTGGGAAATGCTCAGACTTCTTTTGCATTTTTGACTAACAAGGAAGATGAGGCCAGGCCTTACTTTGAAAAGGCAGCTCAATATTTCCAACAAGCAGTTGATGAG GATCCCAGCAATGAAATTTACCTGAAATCTTTGGAAATATCTACTAGGTGTCTCTCCATACTTA CAAAGGCAGAAGAAGATATGGTGTTATTGAATGTGATCCACTAG
- the LOC107896705 gene encoding mitochondrial import receptor subunit TOM20 isoform X6: MESSSELNRLHFFEQACKISEATYASNPLDADNLTRWVGALLELSQFQSVPDSQKMIQDAISKLEEALSINPKKHDALWCLGNAQTSFAFLTNKEDEARPYFEKAAQYFQQAVDEDPSNEIYLKSLEISTSKGRRRYGVIECDPLVRKGLEKTV, translated from the exons ATGGAATCGTCGAGTGAGCTCAATAGACTGCACTTTTTCGAGCAAGCTTGTAAAATTTCTGAAGCTACTTATGCTTCCAATCCTCTCGATGCCGAC AACTTAACAAGATGGGTTGGAGCTTTACTTGAGTTGTCTCAGTTTCAAAGCGTTCCAGATTCACAGAAAATGATTCAAG ATGCTATTTCGAAGCTAGAGGAGGCTTTGTCGATTAACCCTAAGAAGCATGATGCTTTATGGTGTTTGGGAAATGCTCAGACTTCTTTTGCATTTTTGACTAACAAGGAAGATGAGGCCAGGCCTTACTTTGAAAAGGCAGCTCAATATTTCCAACAAGCAGTTGATGAG GATCCCAGCAATGAAATTTACCTGAAATCTTTGGAAATATCTACTAG CAAAGGCAGAAGAAGATATGGTGTTATTGAATGTGATCCACTAGTTCGCAAAGGACTTGAGAAAACT GTTTAG
- the LOC107896705 gene encoding mitochondrial import receptor subunit TOM20 isoform X1: MESSSELNRLHFFEQACKISEATYASNPLDADNLTRWVGALLELSQFQSVPDSQKMIQDAISKLEEALSINPKKHDALWCLGNAQTSFAFLTNKEDEARPYFEKAAQYFQQAVDEDPSNEIYLKSLEISTRCLSILKFLFFLCLSFTSKGRRRYGVIECDPLVRKGLEKTVHWHLVLIRV, encoded by the exons ATGGAATCGTCGAGTGAGCTCAATAGACTGCACTTTTTCGAGCAAGCTTGTAAAATTTCTGAAGCTACTTATGCTTCCAATCCTCTCGATGCCGAC AACTTAACAAGATGGGTTGGAGCTTTACTTGAGTTGTCTCAGTTTCAAAGCGTTCCAGATTCACAGAAAATGATTCAAG ATGCTATTTCGAAGCTAGAGGAGGCTTTGTCGATTAACCCTAAGAAGCATGATGCTTTATGGTGTTTGGGAAATGCTCAGACTTCTTTTGCATTTTTGACTAACAAGGAAGATGAGGCCAGGCCTTACTTTGAAAAGGCAGCTCAATATTTCCAACAAGCAGTTGATGAG GATCCCAGCAATGAAATTTACCTGAAATCTTTGGAAATATCTACTAGGTGTCTCTCCATACTTA aattcttattttttttgtgtttatccTTTACCAGCAAAGGCAGAAGAAGATATGGTGTTATTGAATGTGATCCACTAGTTCGCAAAGGACTTGAGAAAACT GTTCATTGGCATCTTGTCTTGATAAGAGTGTAG
- the LOC107896705 gene encoding mitochondrial import receptor subunit TOM20 isoform X4 — protein sequence MESSSELNRLHFFEQACKISEATYASNPLDADNLTRWVGALLELSQFQSVPDSQKMIQDAISKLEEALSINPKKHDALWCLGNAQTSFAFLTNKEDEARPYFEKAAQYFQQAVDEDPSNEIYLKSLEISTSKGRRRYGVIECDPLVRKGLEKTVHWHLVLIRV from the exons ATGGAATCGTCGAGTGAGCTCAATAGACTGCACTTTTTCGAGCAAGCTTGTAAAATTTCTGAAGCTACTTATGCTTCCAATCCTCTCGATGCCGAC AACTTAACAAGATGGGTTGGAGCTTTACTTGAGTTGTCTCAGTTTCAAAGCGTTCCAGATTCACAGAAAATGATTCAAG ATGCTATTTCGAAGCTAGAGGAGGCTTTGTCGATTAACCCTAAGAAGCATGATGCTTTATGGTGTTTGGGAAATGCTCAGACTTCTTTTGCATTTTTGACTAACAAGGAAGATGAGGCCAGGCCTTACTTTGAAAAGGCAGCTCAATATTTCCAACAAGCAGTTGATGAG GATCCCAGCAATGAAATTTACCTGAAATCTTTGGAAATATCTACTAG CAAAGGCAGAAGAAGATATGGTGTTATTGAATGTGATCCACTAGTTCGCAAAGGACTTGAGAAAACT GTTCATTGGCATCTTGTCTTGATAAGAGTGTAG